The following proteins come from a genomic window of Botrytis cinerea B05.10 chromosome 14, complete sequence:
- the Bcgbl1 gene encoding Bcgbl1: MAEQLILKGTLEGHSGWVTSLATSLENPNMLLSGSRDKSLIIWNLTRDETSYGYPKRSLHGHSHIVSDCVISSDGAYALSASWDKTLRLWELATGTTTRRFVGHNNDVLSVSFSADNRQIVSGSRDRTIKLWNTLGDCKFTITEKGHADWVSCVRFSPNPQNPVIVSSGWDKLVKVWELSSCRLQTDHIGHTGYINTVTISPDGSLCASGGKDGTTMLWDLNESKHLYSLNAGDEIHALVFSPNRYWLCAATSSSIIIFDLEKKSKVDELKPEFQAVGKKSREPECVSLAWSADGQTLFAGYTDNIIRAWGVMSRA, from the exons ATGGCGGAACAACTTATCCTCAAGGGCACCCTCGAGGGCCACAGCGGCTGGGTCACCTCTCTCGCAACTTCTCTTGAGAACCCAAACATGCTCTTGTCTGGTTCCCGCGACAAGTCCCTCATCATCTGGAACTTGACCCGGGATGAGACCTCATACGGATACCCAAAGAGATCTCTCCACGGACACTCCCACATTGTTTCTGACTGT GTGATCTCTTCCGATGGTGCTTACGCTCTTTCCGCATCCTGGGACAAGACTCTCCGCCTCTGGGAGCTTGCCACTGGTACCACCACCCGCCGATTTGTTGGACACAACAACGACGTTCTCTCCGTTTCCTTCTCTGCCGATAACAGACAAATTGTCTCCGGATCCCGCGACCGTACAATCAAGTTGTGGAACACTCTCGGTGACTGCAAGTTCACCATCACTGAGAAGGGACACGCCGATTGGGTTTCATGCGTTAGATTCAGCCCTAACCCACAAAACCCAGTCATTGTCTCCTCTGGATGGGACAAGCTCGTCAAG gtCTGGGAGCTCAGCTCTTGCAGATTGCAAACCGACCACATCGGACACACCGGTTACATCAACACCGTCACCATCTCCCCAGACGGATCCCTCTGCGCTTCCGGTGGAAAGGACGGAACCACCATGTTGTGGGACTTGAATGAGTCTAAGCACCTCTACTCCTTGAACGCTGGTGATGAGATCCACGCCCTCGTTTTCTCCCCCAACAGATACTGGCTTTGCGCCGCCACCTCcagcagcatcatcatcttcgatttggagaagaagagcaaggtTGATGAGTTGAAGCCAGAGTTCCAAGCTGTTGGCAAGAAGAGCAGAGAGCCAGAGTGTGTCAGTTTGGCATGGAGCGCGGACGGACAAACTTTGTTCGCAGGTTACACAGATAACATCATTCGGGCTTGGGGTGTTATGTCGAGAGCGTAA
- the Bctub4 gene encoding Bctub4, producing the protein MPREIITVQAGQCGNSIGSQFWQQLCQEHGISQDGNLEEFATEGGDRKDVFFYQSDDTRYIPRAILIDLEPRVLNGIQTGPYKNIYNPENFFVGKNGSGAANNWGDGYQTGESVHEEIMEMLDREADGSDSLEGFMMLHSIAGGTGSGLGSFLLERLNDRFPKKIIQTYSVFPDTTNSGDVVVHPYNSLLSMRRLTQNADSVVVLDNGALSRIAADRLHVQEPSFQQTNQLVSTVMSASTTTLRYPGYMHNDLVSIVASLIPTPRCHFLMTAYTPFTGNNVEQAKTVRKTTVLDVMRRLLQPKNRMVSTIPGKKSCYISILNVIQGDVDPTDVHKSLLRIRERRLATFIPWGPASIQVALTKKSPYIPMNHRVSGLMLANHTSIATLFKRIVRQYDGMRKRNAFMEGYKKTAPFADNLNEFDEAREVVTDLIAEYEAAEDADYLSPDAGNTAPAGEASDRRLP; encoded by the exons ATGCCAAG AGAAATAATTACGGTCCAGGCCGGCCAGTGCGGCAACAGCA TTGGTAGTCAATTTTGGCAGCAATTGTGTCAGGAACATGGCATAAGTCAAGATGGCAATCTTGAGGAATTTGCGACGGAGGGAGGAGACAGAAAGGATGTGTTTTTCTACCAGTCGGACGACACACGATATATCCCCCGGGCTATTTTGATCGACTTAGAGCCCCGT GTCCTCAATGGTATCCAAACCGGTCCATACAAAAACATCTACAATCCCGAGAACTTTTTTGTTGGAAAGAATGGTTCAGGTGCCGCGAACAACTGGGGAGATGGATACCAAACGGGCGAATCTGTGCATGAGGAAATTATGGAAATGCTTGATCGAGAGGCCGACGGTAGTGACTCGCTTGAG GGCTTCATGATGTTACACTCTATAGCAGGTGGTACTGGTTCTGGGCTGGGATCTTTTCTGCTCGAAAGACTGAATGATCGCTTCCCCAAGAAGATTATACAAACATACTCCGTATTCCCAGACACTACCAATTCTGGCGACGTTGTTGTACATCCATATAACAGTTTACTATCTATGCGAAGATTAACACAAAATGCCGACTCAGTTGTTGTGCTTGACAATGGAGCTCTGTCTAGGATCGCTGCGGATAGATTACATGTCCAAGAGCCTTCGTTCCAACAAACTAATCAGCTG GTTTCTACCGTTATGTCAGCTAGTACCACCACACTTAGATACCCAGGATATATGCACAATGATCTTGTTAGCATAGTCGCCTCGCTCATCCCGACTCCTCGTTGTCATTTCTTAATGACGGCCTATACTCCATTCACAGGAAACAATGTTGAACAGGCGAAGACTGTACGGAAAACCACAGTCTTGGATGTCATGCGAAGACTGTTACAGCCAAAGAACCGCATGGTCTCTACAATTCCTGGCAAGAAGAGTTGTTACATCTCCATATTGAACGTCATTCAAGGAGACGTTGATCCCACCGATGTCCATAAAAGTCTTCTTCGAATTCGGGAGCGACGACTTGCAACATTCATTCCATGGGGCCCAGCAAGTATTCAAGTTGCATTGACCAAGAAAAGTCCATATATACCCATGAATCACAGAGTCAGCGGGCTTATGCTGGCGAATCACACAAGTATAGCAACA CTTTTTAAACGTATCGTGAGACAATACGATGGAATGCGCAAGCGTAATGCCTTCATGGAAGGTTACAAGAAAACTGCACCTTTTGCTGACAATCtcaatgaatttgatgaagcAAGGGAAGTAGTAACAGATCTAATCGCAGAGTATGAAGCTGCAGAAGACGCAGATTATCTTAGCCCTGATGCTGGAAATACTGCTCCAGCAGGAGAGGCAAGTGATAGAAGGCTTCCTTAA